Genomic window (Coraliomargarita sinensis):
CCATCAAGCAGCCAAATCATTCACAGGCCCGCCGCAGGGCCGGCCGGCGGCATCCACCTGGGGGCGTAGAGGTGATTACTCCTTCTGGGTCAACCGCGATACCGATTGGATCTATGCCCTCCTATGCCACTGCTCGGAGGATTTACGCCGTCTGATTGAGCTCAACGGCCCGGCCGGCGGTGATTCGGAAAAAGACCGGGGTATCCGCCAGGCCGGACGGGAACTGCTTCTGGCCAGTGCTTCCGACTGGCCCTTCATGCTCCGAGCCGGGGCGACCGGGGAGTATGCCATGGAGCGTCTACACCAACACATCAAGCGGTGCCGGTTTCTGGTCGATTCGATTCGGGAAGAGAGGCTCGACCCCAGAGACCTGGCCTTACTGGAAGAACGAAACCCCGCATTCCTGAAGATCTCTCTCGCACCCTACTTCAATCGCCCTTAAACCCTTTACTCGAACACGCACATCCAACACTTGTTTTTTATGCCGAAAAAACCAGCCACTTCATTCGGGAGTAAGCCAAAAAAAGCATCTGATTCGAAAACGGTGAAGCCTGCCCGCAAAAAGCCGGTAAATAGAGCAGAGACCGGCAAGGACCAAGGACCGGCGAAAAAGAAAGCCGTCAAAAAACGGGCGGTTAAACGGGCATCCCCAAAAGTGCCCGCTAAAGCCAAGTCGCCAAGGGCCGAGACTCCCAAGGAAGCCCCGGGAAACCTTCATGGGAATCTTGAATCCGTTGAAACGCCGACTCAACCTGAACCCGTGAATTCGGAGCAGGCACTTCACAACGTTTTTCTCCATGAAGAAGTCCCCAGCCTGAACGTGGTCCACATCAGCCCGGAAATGGCACCCGTTTCCAAGGTCGGCGGCCTCGCGGATGTTGTTTACGGACTCACGCAGGAACTCGCGATCCGCGGCAACAACGTCGAGATCATTCTGCCGAAATACGATAACATGCGGTACGACCACATTTATGGTCTCTGCGAGAGCTTCCACGACCTATGGGTGCCGTGGTACGACGGCGCGATCCATTGCACGGTTTACTTCGGTTTTGTGCACGAGCGTAAATGCTTTTTCATCGAACCGCACTCGCAGGATAATTTTTTCAACCGAGGAAAATACTACGGGGAGCAGGACGATGTTTGGCGTTTCGCCTTCTTCTCCCGCGCCGCTATGGAGTTCCTGCTCCAATCCGGAAAACGCCCCGACATCATTCATTGCCACGACTGGCATACCGGCCTGGTCCCAGTTTACCTTTGGGAGATTTACGAACACATGGGACTCGGCAACAGCCGGGTCTGTTACACGATTCACAACTTCAAGCACCAGGGCATGTGCGGCGGCGAGTTACTTGAGGCCACAGGGCTCCACCGTCCTGAACATTATTTCGACAAGAGCCGTCTTGGCGATGACCATCACGATGGCGCCCTGAATTTGATGAAAGGCGGCATCGTGTACTCCAACTTCGTGACCACAGTCTCCCCCACGCATGCCAGAGAAGTCAGGGATATGGGCCAGGGCTTCGGTCTCGAAAGTACATTGCAAACCCATGCCCCGAAATACGGCGGCGTCCTGAACGGGATCGACTACGAAGCGTGGAACCCTCAGAGCGACAAGCACCTGGCCGCGCAATACAACGCCGATACGGTGGGGAAGAAATACGACAATAAGCGGGCACTTCGGGAACGGCTGCTTCTCGCCGACAACGAAAAGCCTATCATCGCCCACATCGGCAGGCTGGACCCCCAAAAAGGCCTCGAACTGGTTCGCCACGCCATCTTTCACTGCGTCAATAACGGCGCGCAATTCGTTCTCCTTGGCAGCAGTCCGGAGCCATCGATCAACGCTTACTTCTGGCATCTCAAAAACGAGATTAATGAAAACCCGGACTGTCATTTGGAAATCGGCTTCGACGAGGACCTCGCCCGCCTGATCTACGCCGGCTCCGACATGATGCTTGTGCCCAGCCGCTTCGAACCCTGCGGCCTCACTCAGCTCATTTCCATGCGCTACGGCACCGTGCCGGTTGTGCGCGCTGTCGGCGGTTTGGCCGACACCGTCTTCGACAAGGACTACAGCCATGTCGAACTGAACAAACGCAACGGCTATGTCTTTCATGAAGACAGTTACACCGGCGTCGAAACCGCACTGTCACGAGCCATTGCCTGCTACTACCAATATCCCGACCACTTCCGCCACCTCATGCTTAACGCCATGAAGACGGATTACTCGTGGAACGTTCCGGGCCAACACTACCTGAATATTTACAACCACATCCGAAAAAAGTAGCTGCCTCCAAGCCCAGGGTCGAATGAGCCGCTCGTTCCCAAATTCACGGCCAAGCCCGACCAACATGACTAAGCATGCCGATCAACCGACTCAATCAATATATAAGACACCTCAATCCTTTTAAGCATGCCAGACACACTTCAAACTCTGAAATGAGCTCTCCAAAAAATCATATTCAAGCCGCCTACTGGATCCGTCCCGGGCAGTGCTGCGTTCTCCTGGCCCGCAACTGGAAAAAGAACGACACGCCACCGATCCAACTGAATGCCAAAAACCTGAGGATGAAAAACCTCCGGCACATGGAAGCCGAGGAAATCGGGCGTTTTACGGGGTACTACGAAGACGGCGACCACATCATCTTCTGCCTGAACCCCCTGCGCTACCCGCATGTTGATTTTGACCACGACCCGGTGCGGGCGGCAGGGCCCTTCAACGACTGGGGGCGCTCGGAAGATGCGGCCGGCTTCAACCTGAGCCGGGCGGAAACCCAATCCGGCAAGCCCCTGTACAAGGTCGCCATTCCCCGCGAGCGAGTCGTCTCTGCCGGAAAGCAAATGACTTTCAAATTCGTCACCCAAAGCTGGCACTGGCTCACCCCCTTGCGCTGCGCCGCCAACCTAGTCGAGGACAAAGCGGGCAATCTGAACTACGGCCTGAATGTCTCACGCAGCGGCAAGCATGCTTTCATTTTCGAGGTCGATGGCGGACGCGGCATGGAACAAGTTGCTGAAGTCTCCTGGAAAAATGAATCGCCCAAGACGATCGTGCCCGGCCTCTTCTTTTACGACCTGACTTCCGACAAGCCCTGCGGTCCATCGATCACTGGGGGTGACACCGTACTCCGTCTTTTTGCCCCCCGCGCGACACGCGTGTCGGTTGAAGTCGCGGATAATGTCACTT
Coding sequences:
- a CDS encoding glycogen synthase, with the protein product MPKKPATSFGSKPKKASDSKTVKPARKKPVNRAETGKDQGPAKKKAVKKRAVKRASPKVPAKAKSPRAETPKEAPGNLHGNLESVETPTQPEPVNSEQALHNVFLHEEVPSLNVVHISPEMAPVSKVGGLADVVYGLTQELAIRGNNVEIILPKYDNMRYDHIYGLCESFHDLWVPWYDGAIHCTVYFGFVHERKCFFIEPHSQDNFFNRGKYYGEQDDVWRFAFFSRAAMEFLLQSGKRPDIIHCHDWHTGLVPVYLWEIYEHMGLGNSRVCYTIHNFKHQGMCGGELLEATGLHRPEHYFDKSRLGDDHHDGALNLMKGGIVYSNFVTTVSPTHAREVRDMGQGFGLESTLQTHAPKYGGVLNGIDYEAWNPQSDKHLAAQYNADTVGKKYDNKRALRERLLLADNEKPIIAHIGRLDPQKGLELVRHAIFHCVNNGAQFVLLGSSPEPSINAYFWHLKNEINENPDCHLEIGFDEDLARLIYAGSDMMLVPSRFEPCGLTQLISMRYGTVPVVRAVGGLADTVFDKDYSHVELNKRNGYVFHEDSYTGVETALSRAIACYYQYPDHFRHLMLNAMKTDYSWNVPGQHYLNIYNHIRKK